From the genome of Colletotrichum higginsianum IMI 349063 chromosome 4, whole genome shotgun sequence, one region includes:
- a CDS encoding Major facilitator superfamily transporter: protein MTAITTPGDASGGATEKGLGSDFDRAESNNGTLAIESLDAAAEQKLLLKLDAYFVPIIMVVYLTCFLDRTNIGNVRVAGMPEDIGASTQEFSTAISIFYATYVAFEPPWTIMMKRITPRVLLTGLCIVWSLSTVFSGFIHNIEGLYAVRLVLGACEAGLFPALNLYLTMVYKREEQAKRVSYLFVCSAIAGAFGGLLAYALLKMDGIAGYAGWRWVFIIEGVVSILIAPILWFGLPNDPSEAYFLTDEEKRMMKVRAAQRAQYMGSDEFSWEEIKIELRDPKLYLSGAIQFCQDILLYGFSTFLPSIIVSMGRTSMEAQYLSIPVFLFGAVAFLSAAYVSDRMLVRGPLVFLANIPGIVGYILIICPTSGGVKFFGTFLCAVAVYNGPGLNLTWLNVNVAPQYRRATAIGMQQAIGNCAGIVAGQIYREAPYLLGNAISVGALGVAQLLVVGKWLYIRHCNEMKRKIASGEMEDKRKVKTGDWELDFHYHL, encoded by the exons ATGACCGCGATCACAACGCCCGGTGATGCCTCGGGCGGCGCCACGGAAAAGGGACTCGGGAGCGATTTTGACCGCGCCGAGTCCAACAACGGGACGCTGGCGATAGAATCGCTAGACGCCGCAGCAGAGCAAAAGCTCCTCCTCAAG CTCGACGCGTACTTTGTCCCGATCATCATGGTTGTCTACCTCACCTGCTTCCTCGACCGCACCAACATCGGCAACGTCCGGGTCGCCGGCATGCCCGAGGACATCGGTGCCTCGACGCAGGAGTTCTCGACGGCCATCTCCATTTTCTACGCGACCTACGTCGCCTTCGAGCCGCCTTGGACTATCATGATGAAGCGCATCACCCCGCGCGTCCTCCTGACAGGCCTGTGTATCGTCTGGTCGCTCTCGACAGTCTTCTCAGGCTTCATCCACAACATCGAGGGCCTCTACGCCGtgcgcctcgtcctcggtgcCTGCGAGGCCGGCCTGTTCCCGGCCCTGAACCTGTACCTGACCATGGTGTACAAGCGTGAGGAGCAGGCCAAGAGGGTGTCGTACCTGTTCGTGTGCTCGGCCATCGCGGGCGCCTTTGGGGGCTTGCTCGCGTACGCGCTCCTGAAGATGGACGGCATCGCTGGCTACGCCGGATGGAGATGGGTTTTCATCATCGAAGGAGTTGTCAGCATCCTCATCGCCCCGATTCTCTGGTTCGGGTTGCCCAACGACCCGTCCGAGGCGTACTTCCtgaccgacgaggagaagaggatgatgaagGTTAGGGCTGCGCAGCGGGCCCAGTACATGGGCAGCGACGAGTTCAGCTGGGAGGAGATCAAGATCGAGCTCCGCGACCCGAAGCTCTACCTGAG CGGTGCCATCCAGTTCTGCCAGGACATCCTGCTCTACGGCTTCAGCACCTTCCTGCCCTCCATTATCGTCAGCATGGGCCGGACGAGCATGGAGGCGCAGTACCTCAGCATccccgtcttcctcttcggcgccgtcgccttccTGTCCGCGGCCTATGTGTCGGACCGCATGCTCGTTCGCGGGCCGCTCGTCTTCCTGGCCAACATCCCCGGCATCGTTGGCTACATCCTCATCATCTGTCCGACGAGCGGCGGTGTCAAGTTCTTCGGCACCTTCCTGTGCGCTGTCGCCGTCTACAACGGGCCGGGGCTCAACCTGACGTGgctcaacgtcaacgtcgcGCCGCAATACCGCCGCGCCACGGCCATAGGAATGCAGCAGGCCATCGGCAACTGCGCGGGCATCGTCGCGGGCCAGATCTACCGCGAGGCGCCGTACCTGCTGGGGAATGCCATCTCCGTCGGGGCGCTGGGCGTCGCGCagctgctggtggtgggcAAGTGGCTCTACATCCGCCACTGCAACGAGATGAAGAGGAAAATTGCGAGCGGCGAGATGGAGGATAAGAGGAAGGTCAAGACCGGCGACTGGGAGTTGGACTTCCACTACCACCTGTAG
- a CDS encoding RNA recognition domain-containing protein produces MSNTTVHVKNIASATEDKEIKDFFSFCGKITNIEVTPAGETKDAAVTFEKETAAKTALLLNNTQLGTSHITVTSAGGDPSDDAPHHKENASRDSDDITQEEKPRSRILAEYLAQGYVVGDAALQRAIELDSQHGVSNRFFSTLQSLDQKYHATDRAKATDQSYGITAKAQGLFGGLSSYFEKATSSPTGKKIVGFYETGSRQVQDIHAEARRLADLKKEEHGGSALKASGLERFLGKEKSVPPATGETVGTQSPTNPDPTTAVPLSKPSAATDEKASS; encoded by the exons ATGTCCAACACTACCGTTCACGTTAAGAACATCGCCTCGGCGACCGAAGAcaaggagatcaaggacTTCTTCAGCTTCTG CGGCAAGATCACCAACATTGAGGTCACTCCCGCCGGCGAGACCAAGGATGCCGCAGTCACCTTTGAGAAGGAGACGGCTGCTAAGACGGCTCTCCTGTTGAACAACACCCAGCTCGGCACCTCCCacatcaccgtcaccagCGCTGGCGGCGACCCCTCTGACGATGCCCCCCACCACAAGGAGAATGCCAGCCGCGACTCCGACGATATCACTCAGGAGGAGAAGCCTCGCTCCCGCATTCTGGCTGAGTACCTCGCCCAGGGTTACGTTGTCGGTGACGCCGCTCTCCAGCGCGCCATCGAGCTCGACAGCCAGCACGGTGTCTCCAACCGTTTCTTCAGCACGCTCCAGAGCCTGGACCAGAAGTACCACGCAACCGACCGCGCCAAGGCTACGGACCAGTCTTACGGTATTACCGCCAAGGCCCAGGGCCTTTTTGGCGGCCTGAGCTCGTACTTTGAGAAGGCTACCAGCTCCCCAACTGGCAAGAAGATTGTCGGCTTCTACGAGACGGGCTCGAGACAGGTGCAGGACATTCACGCCGAGGCTCGCCGCCTGGCAGAcctgaagaaggaggagcatGGTGGCAGTGCCCTGAAAGCTTCTGGCCTGGAGAGATTCCTTGGTAAGGAGAAGTCTGTGCCTCCCGCCACTGGCGAGACCGTTGGCACCCAATCTCCCACCAACCCCGACCCGACGACTGCTGTTCCCCTGTCGAAGCCATCGGCTGCGACGGACGAGAAGGCATCGTCGTAG